TCTGGGCGCTTTGCTGGTGACCCGGGAAGGCCTTTGGAGCGCACCACCGCTCAAGATCCAGGTCGCCAGCGCGGTCGGCGCCGGCGACAGCTTTGTCGGCGGCATGGTCTGGGGTCTGCAGCGCGGCTTGCCTTTGCCCGAGGCCTTCGCCTGGGGCGTGGCGGCGGGCTCTGCTGCGCTGATGTCGGTCACCACCGGATTGTCCCGGCTCGAAGACGCTCAGGTGTTGCATCCCCAAGTCCAATTGTCAGCCCTCATCAACGCCCTCGGCGGTTAATGCCCACCGGTGCTCCAGTCCGTGCCTGAGCCCCACCCCGCCGGATCGGGCAACAGGGTACCTGCGACGACGGGACCGGGGCCTCGATCATTCTTTTGCGCAGGAACCCGGCAATGGCGCTTTCTTTCGAAAAATGTCATAACTGCCTCACCCCCCCTGTGGACAGTCGCAGGTGTTCGAACACACCTCTTCAGATTTAGAATGCGCAATCGGTTTTCACATTACAAAAGTCACAGCGACGCCAACTGGAGACAATCACCATGGGCAATGAACAAAGCCAAGAAAACAAACGGGCCGAACTCAAGCGAGCCGCCCTCGATTACCACGAGTTCCCAACGCCCGGCAAACTGGCCATCGCGGCCACCAAGACACTGACCAACCAGCATGAGCTGGGGCTGGCTTACTCGCCCGGCGTGGCCGCTCCCTGCGAAGAAATCGTTGCCGATCCGGCCAACGCTTTCCGCTACACCAGCCGCGGCAACCTGGTGGCGGTCATCACCAACGGCACCGCCGTGCTCGGCTTGGGCGATATCGGTCCGCTGGCGGCCAAGCCTGTGATGGAAGGCAAGGCGGTACTCTTCAAAAAGTTCGCCGGTGTCGACGTGTTCGACATCGAGATCAACGAGAAAGACCCGGCCAGGCTGGTCGAAATCATCGCATCGCTCGAGCCCACGTTTGGCGCCATCAACCTGGAAGACATCAAGGCTCCCGACTGCTTCTACGTTGAACGCGAACTGCGCAACCGCATGAAGATCCCGGTCTTCCACGATGACCAGCACGGCACCGCGATCACGGTTGCGGCGGCCATGGTCAACGGCCTGAAAGTGGCGGGGAAGGACATCGGGCAGGTCAAGCTGGTGACCTCGGGTGCAGGCGCGGCCGCGCTGGCCTGCCTGAACCTGTTGCTCAAGGTGGGTTTGAAACGCGAAAACGTGTTCGTCACCGATCTGGCTGGTGTGGTCTATGAAGGTCGCACCGAGCTGATGGACGAAGACAAGATCTATTACGCGCAGAAAACCGACGCCCGCACGCTGAAAGAAGTGATCGCCGGAGCCGACGTGTTCCTGGGCCTGTCCGCCGGGGGCGTGCTCAAACCCGACATGGTGGCCAGCATGGCTCCGCGCCCGGTGATTTTTGCGCTGGCCAACCCTAACCCCGAGATCTCGCCCGAAGATGCCCATGCGGTACGCGACGACATCATCATGGCCACCGGGCGCAGCGACTACCCGAACCAGGTCAACAACGTTCTCTGCTTCCCCTACATCTTCCGCGGCGCGCTCGACGCGGGCGCCTCGACCATCACCGATGAGATGGAAATCGCAGCGGTACACGCCATCGCTGACCTGGCGCAGGCCGAACAAAGTGAAGTCGTTGCGGCTGCCTACGCAGGCGAGAAACTGGCGTTCGGCCCGGAGTATCTGATACCCAAACCGTTCGATCCGCGACTGATGATGAAGATCGCGCCAGCGGTGGCGAAAGCCGCTGCAGACAGTGGCGTCGCCTTGCGGCCCATCACCGACATGGAGGCCTACAAACAGAAGTTGCAGAGCTTTGTGCTGGCCTCGGGCACCATCATGAAGCCCATCTACGCTGCCGCCAAAATGGCCAGTCGCAAACGGGTCGTCTACGCCGAGGGCGAAGAAGAACGGGTGCTGCGGGCCTGCCAGATCGTGGTCGACGAAGGCCTCGCCCGCCCCACTCTCATTGGTCGCCCGGCCATCATCGCGCAACGCATCGAGAAATTCGGCCTGCGCCTCAAGGAGGAGCTGGACTACGACGTGGTCAATGTCGAGCAAGACCACCGCTACCGCGACTTCTGGCAGACCTACCACCAGATGACCCAGCGCAAGGGCGTCACGGTGCAACTGGCCAAAATAGAAATGCGCCGCCGACTGACTTTGATCGGCGCCATGCTGGTGCACAAAGGCGAAGTCGACGGCATGATCTGCGGCACCTGGGGCGGCACCCACAACCACCTCGAATACATCGACCAGGTCATTGGCAAACGGGTTGGTGGCTGCGCACGCACAGAGCAAGATGTGCGCGTTTACGCCTGCATGAACGGCCTGATGCTGCCCGGGCGCCAGGTGTTTCTCGTGGACACCCATGTCAATTACGATCCCACTGCAGAAGAACTGAGCGAAATCACGGTCATGGCCGCAGAAGAGATGGTGCGGTTTGGACTGCAGCCCAAAGTGGCGTTGCTGTCACATTCCAACTTCGGCTCTTCCAACCAACCCAGCGCCATCAAAATGCGCCGCACGTTGGAGCTGCTGCGGGTGCAGGCGCCCTGGCTCGAGGTGGACGGCGAAATGCACGGTGACGTGGCGCTCGACGCCGATGCACGCCGTTCTTTGCTGCCCGGGTCGCCACTCAAGGGCGATGCCAATTTGCTGGTGCTGCCCAACATCGACGCGGCAAACATCGCCTACAACCTGCTCAAAACCGCCGCCGGTGGCAACATTGCCATCGGGCCTGTGTTGCTCGGCGCCGCAAAACCTGTGCACATTCTCACGGCCAGCGCCACAGTGCGCCGTATTGTGAACATGACAGCCCTGACGGTTGCAGAGGCCAACGTGCAGAGTGAAGAGCTATAGAAATAGCAAGCGCTAACTT
This region of Hydrogenophaga crassostreae genomic DNA includes:
- a CDS encoding NADP-dependent malic enzyme gives rise to the protein MGNEQSQENKRAELKRAALDYHEFPTPGKLAIAATKTLTNQHELGLAYSPGVAAPCEEIVADPANAFRYTSRGNLVAVITNGTAVLGLGDIGPLAAKPVMEGKAVLFKKFAGVDVFDIEINEKDPARLVEIIASLEPTFGAINLEDIKAPDCFYVERELRNRMKIPVFHDDQHGTAITVAAAMVNGLKVAGKDIGQVKLVTSGAGAAALACLNLLLKVGLKRENVFVTDLAGVVYEGRTELMDEDKIYYAQKTDARTLKEVIAGADVFLGLSAGGVLKPDMVASMAPRPVIFALANPNPEISPEDAHAVRDDIIMATGRSDYPNQVNNVLCFPYIFRGALDAGASTITDEMEIAAVHAIADLAQAEQSEVVAAAYAGEKLAFGPEYLIPKPFDPRLMMKIAPAVAKAAADSGVALRPITDMEAYKQKLQSFVLASGTIMKPIYAAAKMASRKRVVYAEGEEERVLRACQIVVDEGLARPTLIGRPAIIAQRIEKFGLRLKEELDYDVVNVEQDHRYRDFWQTYHQMTQRKGVTVQLAKIEMRRRLTLIGAMLVHKGEVDGMICGTWGGTHNHLEYIDQVIGKRVGGCARTEQDVRVYACMNGLMLPGRQVFLVDTHVNYDPTAEELSEITVMAAEEMVRFGLQPKVALLSHSNFGSSNQPSAIKMRRTLELLRVQAPWLEVDGEMHGDVALDADARRSLLPGSPLKGDANLLVLPNIDAANIAYNLLKTAAGGNIAIGPVLLGAAKPVHILTASATVRRIVNMTALTVAEANVQSEEL